DNA from Scheffersomyces stipitis CBS 6054 chromosome 1, whole genome shotgun sequence:
ATTGCAATGAAGGAGGCTGCGATAGATGTAATAAGGGTCTGGTTGGAGGAACGTCGTTGTTGACATGTCTCTGTTTGCATGCTGAGGAAAACGCGTTGCTTGAAGCTGGACGAGACAGAATCAGAGGAGAAGCAGTCTTGTACTGTAATACATGTCCTTGTCTCACATGTTCCATCAAAATAGTCCAGAGTGGCATAAAGGAGGTGGTTTATGCCCAGAGCTACTTCATGGACTCTCTTAGTCATAAAGTGATGAGTGAGGCTAATATTATACTAAGACAATTCCAGCCTCCCACTGAAGGTATATTTATATGAATTCGTCTTCTATATACATCAAACTTAGATGAAGAGTTGTTACATGAATGGTATAGACAATATAGACTTCATCGTTAGTATACCACTATGCTAGTCTATGTACTAAGTATATGCTACATTGTTGCTAAATGATGGTTTATGATAATAAATGACTACATTGCTGATAGATATCttattgttgttcaagtcttATTGAATGTTTGCCATTCAAGTCTCTCTGTATTCATATGGTCCAGGCTTTTGCTCTGCTTCgatcttgatttcttcgatGATCTCTCCATCTACCTTGATGTATGCTTCGATCTTGTCTCCTGGAACAATAGCTCCAACACCCTTGGGCGTTCCCGTGAGGATCAAGTCTCCCTTTTCCAATGTCATGATAGCCGACATGTGGCTCAAGATCTTGTGAATGGGGAAAATCATCAAATCTGTCTTGTCCTGCTGTTTGACCTCTCCGTTGATCTTAAGCACCAATTCGGCATTGTAAGGGTCTGGGATTTTTTCCTTAGGGATAAAGTTCGACAATGGCAAGAAGGTATCGAAACCTTTTCCAATAGACCAGGGCAagcctttcttcttggcttcGTCCTGAACGTTTCTGGCTGTCATATCTATGGAGAGAGCATAACCTTCAATACACTCCAAGGCTTCCTGGGCCGAGAAGTCTGGCGACAAGTCCTTCAAAGTCCGGTTCAAAGTGAAGGCCAACTCAACTTCATGATGAACAACAACACCCTTTGGCACTAAAAAGGGCCCGTCGTTGGGcttcaagattgaagacgacggtttcaagaagaagaagggtTGTTGAGGTTTGGCATTGTTGAGCTCCTTGATATGGGCCGCGTAATTACGGCCGATACACAAAATCTTTCTGGCGTTGTCGATATACTTGAGAGACATTAGAGCCGATGGATAAGCAGTAGATATGAAATAATGTATATCACTTGAAAAGGTATATTTGTGtagtgaatttttcagtcatAAACTCACAGAAAAATTGTGCATAAA
Protein-coding regions in this window:
- the YNQ8 gene encoding fumarylacetoacetate hydralase (Acylpyruvate hydrolase fumarylacetoacetate hydralase) — translated: MSLKYIDNARKILCIGRNYAAHIKELNNAKPQQPFFFLKPSSSILKPNDGPFLVPKGVVVHHEVELAFTLNRTLKDLSPDFSAQEALECIEGYALSIDMTARNVQDEAKKKGLPWSIGKGFDTFLPLSNFIPKEKIPDPYNAELVLKINGEVKQQDKTDLMIFPIHKILSHMSAIMTLEKGDLILTGTPKGVGAIVPGDKIEAYIKVDGEIIEEIKIEAEQKPGPYEYRET